The following proteins come from a genomic window of Crassostrea angulata isolate pt1a10 chromosome 1, ASM2561291v2, whole genome shotgun sequence:
- the LOC128177532 gene encoding uncharacterized protein LOC128177532, producing the protein FLVNIKVVYHYIFVLYFQNIKMNEDQMKTESKKIFPCILCKKRTRPNDRKKCESTAIRRFLRKNFLVEANSNDILCNKCRHRYHGNQKTCQQKSSSLPVCQPLQPGMCSPPSISLPLQRTPSSHAYCLICKRPGPKLVVVSSAARFSAFLHHEIIIPPGSRCCPSHIDEGEFRPGVLTKIQTFESSFVNKSTVLELIQKIRNYALQTSTSRFSFELSTMSNSDYMALTSISKENFEDLHSFISSDIRNTQNRGTRMSLGIFLLKLTTLDANASRLVTKFYEWCLFLTFQIRWVVEAANARIKRWKYLAHVLPTNQVPFIGDYVRIVCALSNRYCKPLSTGSEDEDMALACKMRYLSTKVNSLKTFVEENCLDKKSVKWEVATDSLEFPNISEDDIRNLTCGVYQLKLCPSYIQEYLEGDVDILVHSEFHGLIRVKLQSRHVSSRQYLLWIQFSESDITAWYCRCRAGARVVGVCSHVAAVIWFLAVGRHNREAISSIQDWSEFVTDAAVIDESEDSDDSEVEE; encoded by the exons tttttagtgAACATTAAAGTTGTGTATCactacatttttgttttgtattttcagaacataaaaatgaatgaagatCAAATGAAAACAGAGAGTAAAAAGATTTTCCCATGCAtcctttgcaaaaaaagaacaaggccaaatgacagaaaaaaatgtgaGTCGACAGCAATCCGTCGCTTCCTCAGAAAGAACTTTCTTGTTGAGGCAAACTCAAATGACATTTTGTGCAACAAGTGCAGACATCGCTACCATGGAAACCAGAAAACATGCCAGCAGAAGTCTAGTTCCCTTCCTGTGTGTCAGCCTCTACAACCAGGAATGTGCAGTCCACCATCTATATCTTTGCCTCTCCAGAGAACACCTTCTTCACATGCTTACTGCTTAATCTGCAAGCGACCGGGTCCTAAACTTGTTGTCGTGTCTTCAGCAGCTAGATTTTCAGCCTTTCTTCACCATGAAATCATCATCCCACCTGGAAGCAGATGTTGTCCATCCCACATTGATGAAGGAGAGTTTAGACCTGGTGTTTTGACCAAAATACAGACATTCGAGTCTTCATTTGTAAACAAGTCGACAGTGCTGGAACTGATCCAAAAAATACGAAATTATGCCCTCCAGACCTCAACAAGCAGATTTTCTTTTGAACTGTCTACCATGAGCAACAGTGATTATATGGCACTGACTAGTATCTCtaaagaaaactttgaagaCCTCCATTCCTTTATTTCCAGTGATATTCGAAACACACAAAACCGAGGCACAAGGATGTCACTTGGAATCTTTCTTCTGAAACTGACAACCTTAGATGCCAATGCCTCTCGTCTGGTCACCAAG TTTTATGAGTGGTGCTTGTTCTTAACTTTTCAGATTCGTTGGGTTGTTGAGGCAGCCAATGCAAGGATAAAGCGATGGAAGTACCTTGCTCATGTTCTTCCAACCAATCAAGTGCCATTTATCGGTGACTATGTGCGCATCGTGTGTGCCCTCTCCAACCGTTACTGCAAGCCTCTGTCGACAGGAAGTGAAGATGAAGACATGGCCCTTGCATGCAAAATGAGGTATTTGTCAACAAAAGTTAACTCTTTAAAGACATTTGTTGAAGAAAACTGTCTGGATAAGAAGTCTGTAAAGTGGGAAGTGGCTACTGATTCTTTGGAATTCCCCAACATCAGCGAAGATGACATACGAAATCTGACCTGTGGAGTTTATCAACTGAAGTTGTGTCCAAGTTATATTCAGGAGTATTTGGAGGGGGATGTGGATATCTTGGTTCACAGTGAGTTCCATGGGCTTATCAGGGTCAAGCTACAGAGTCGTCATGTTTCTTCCCGACAGTATCTGCTCTGGATCCAGTTTTCCGAGTCTGATATCACTGCATGGTATTGCAGATGTCGAGCGGGTGCCCGGGTTGTGGGAGTATGTTCCCATGTCGCCGCCGTTATCTGGTTTCTCGCTGTTGGGAGACACAACAGGGAGGCTATTTCGTCTATTCAAGACTGGTCCGAGTTTGTCACTGATGCAGCTGTCATTGACGAATCTGAGGACAGTGATGACAGTGAGGTAGAGGAGTAA